TGGCGAAGTTACGCGCCGGGCCCTTGGGGAATGTGGTCGCCACCAGGGCCAGTCCGGTGGGAGATGCGATCGCCGACCCCACGCCTTGGGACAGCCGGGCGATGACCATGGTCGCCTCGTCCCAGGCGACCGCGCACAGCACCGAGGAGATGGTGAACAGCGCGACGCCGACGATGAACGTTCGTTTGCGGCCGATGGTGTCGCCGAGGCGACCGCCGAGCAGCATCAGCCCGCCGAAGGTCAGCACGTAGGCGGTGATCACCCAGCTCCGGCCCGCGTCGGACAGGCTGAGCTCGTTCTGGATCTTAGGAAGCGCCACGATCGCGACGGTGCTGTCCATCGTTGCCAGCAGCTGCATCCCGCCGATCGCGATGACCGCGGCGATGAACCGGCGCGACGGCAGCCATGTCGGGTAATACCTGCTCATGCGCTGCAAAGCGGTCTCCACCGATCGCGTGGGACGCTCCTGGGCCGAACGTTCTGAGCGTCCATCAGTCCAAGTGTGGACTGTCCGCTCGGATTCGTTGAGAGCCGTCATAGCGGGTTACCTTACAGTAATCTTAAGAATTGTTTAAACCCCAGCCGGCCCGGAGGCCATTTGCAGGCCTACGACGGGGCCGATAACGATGATCGCGGGAGGTCGGATGCCTTCCGCACGGATTTTCTCCGGCGTGTCCGCCAATGTCGCCCGCAGCGTCAGCTGTGCCGCCGTGGTGCCGTGCTGCACCACCAAGACGGGTGTTTGCGCAGGTCGGCCGCCTTTCAGCAACGCCGCGGCGAAGAGTTCGACGCGTTCCACCGCCATCAGCAACACGATCGTTCCGGTCATTGCTGCCAAAGCATCCCAATTCACTAACGATTCGGGATGGTCGGGCGCCAGGTGCCCGCTGACCACCACAAATTCGTGATTTACGGCCCGGTGCGTGACCGGAACACCCGCCGCGGCCGGTACTGCTATGGCACTTGTCACACCTGGCACCACGGTCACCGGAATCCCGGCCTCGGCGCACGCCTGCACCTCCTCGAATCCCCGGGCGAAGACGAACGGATCCCCGCCTTTGAGTCGCACGACGAACTTCCCGGCCCGGGCCCGCTCGATCAGGACGGCGTTGATGGCGTCCTGGGCCATGGCCCGGCCGTAGGGGATCTTGGCCGCGTCGATGATCTCGACGTGCGGGCCGAGCTCGGCAAGCAGCTCGGCCGGCGCGAGCCGGTCTGTGACCACCACGTCGGCTTGGGCGAGCAGCCGGCGACCGCGCACCGTGATCAGTTCCGGGTCGCCCGGGCCGCCCCCGACCAGCGCCACCCGGCCGGGCTCGGTGTCGGAGTTCTCGATGCCGGAGTTTTCGGTGCTGATGAGCCCCTGCTGCAGCGCCTCACGGATGGCCGAGCGGATGGCCGCCGAACGGCGATGCTCGCCGCCGGCCAGCACTCCCACCGAAAGGCCCGCGTAACTGAACGTTGCCGGGGTGACCGCGGTGCCCTCCACGGCGATGTCGGCCCGCACGCAGAAAATCCGCCGGCGTTCGGCCTCGGCCACCACGGCGGCGTTGACCTGCGGATCATTGGTGGCTGCGAGTGCATACCAGGCGTCTTGCAGATCGCCGTCGCGGTACTCGCGCACCGACAGGGTGATGCCTTCCATCGCCTCCACGGAGCGGGTGGCGCTGCGCGAGACGACGTGCACGTCGGCGCCGCTGGCGATCAGCAGCGGTAACCGGCGCTGCGCGACGCTGCCCCCGCCGACGACGACGACTTTGCGGCCGGCCAGTCGCAGTCCCGCGAGGTAGGGGCTCTCGGTCACCGGGCAAGCTTAATGTTCGGCCGCCGGGGGCGTTCGGCCGCGAGTATGACTGCGGGTGCGATTGCGGGTGCGACCGCGCCGCGGATTGCGGTGCTGAATTTCGCGGTGCCGTTACGCGGCGACAGTCGCGGCCGTTACGTTCGCGGGCTCAGTGCGCCGGCGTGGGCGACGAACCGGGCCACCGCCCCGGGTATGGCCGCCGCGTGGGTGTGCAGATACGACGCGTGCACGCCATGGTGCACGGCACCTTCGCCACCGGGCCGGCCCCGCCCTGCCTGGCGATACGCCCAGGCGGGCTGGTAGGAGCGGGCGAAAGTGATTGCGGTTCGGTGGAATTCGTGCCCCACCACCCGCTCGCCGAGGGTGTG
The nucleotide sequence above comes from Mycobacterium kiyosense. Encoded proteins:
- the cysG gene encoding uroporphyrinogen-III C-methyltransferase; this translates as MTESPYLAGLRLAGRKVVVVGGGSVAQRRLPLLIASGADVHVVSRSATRSVEAMEGITLSVREYRDGDLQDAWYALAATNDPQVNAAVVAEAERRRIFCVRADIAVEGTAVTPATFSYAGLSVGVLAGGEHRRSAAIRSAIREALQQGLISTENSGIENSDTEPGRVALVGGGPGDPELITVRGRRLLAQADVVVTDRLAPAELLAELGPHVEIIDAAKIPYGRAMAQDAINAVLIERARAGKFVVRLKGGDPFVFARGFEEVQACAEAGIPVTVVPGVTSAIAVPAAAGVPVTHRAVNHEFVVVSGHLAPDHPESLVNWDALAAMTGTIVLLMAVERVELFAAALLKGGRPAQTPVLVVQHGTTAAQLTLRATLADTPEKIRAEGIRPPAIIVIGPVVGLQMASGPAGV